In Silene latifolia isolate original U9 population chromosome X, ASM4854445v1, whole genome shotgun sequence, the following proteins share a genomic window:
- the LOC141620430 gene encoding uncharacterized protein LOC141620430, with the protein MGVNPGLEEKVDNIASTLRDMLSSRQMAVICGICSTKGHPSDLCPQVQEGDSQTVNGVWESIPNKKWDPYSNTYNEGWKDHPNFCWGNSKVNPSSGPPRGQFILRPQEQPSIPQVPPQATPSSSMSTKDMIRALTISVTQDRAENKQNFKNLENQLKAKPKVVTIQEEEELVVEDDKLLKDGGEEDASNSKEVTPSMPSYEPLPPFPKALKDTRKKEHDTDIYETFRKCEVNIPLLELFKSVPSDPGVFTIACTISDTRFERAMLDLGASINVLPYHVYESLKLGPLNSTRVVVQLANRSTVHPRGVVENVMVKVDQLVFLADFYVLDMAQEVDGVPILLGRPFLKTAGTRIDVLNGSLTMEFNGRVVKFEINPPNLTSSAVYSLSAIATHHTSMRSRKPPLPSKDCEILQDSPPREKRRILLWANLKDAEAGKRKGKAWINKLIRRKGSGKATQVIYIKSSSAHPVPLVR; encoded by the exons ATGGGTGTTAATCCTGGCTTGGAGGAAAAGGTTGATAATATTGCTTCCACACTCCGTGATATGTTATCTAGCAGACAAATGGCTGTTATTTGTGGTATATGCTCTACTAAGGGTCATCCCAGCGATTTGTGCCCTCAAGTGCAAGAGGGTGATTCTCAGACGGTGAATGGTGTATGGGAGAGTATTCCAAACAAGAAATGGGATCCATACTCTAATACTTATAATGAAGGATGGAAAGATCATCCCAACTTCTGCTGGGGAAATTCTAAAGTTAACCCATCATCTGGCCCTCCTAGAGGTCAGTTTATTCTGCGACCACAAGAGCAACCTTCGATACCTCAGGTACCACCACAAGCTACACCGAGTTCATCAATGTCAACTAAGGACATGATTCGGGCTCTTACCATTAGTGTCACTCAAGATAGAGCAGAAAATAAGCAAAATTTCAAGAATCTTGAGAATCAA CTAAAAGCTAAGCCTAAGGTGGTGACCATTCAAGAAGAAGAGGAGCTAGTGGTTGAAGATGATAAGCTACTGAAAGATGGAGGGGAAGAAGATGCATCTAATTCCAAGGAGGTGACACCATCCATGCCTTCATATGAGCCCCTCCCACCTTTTCCCAAGGCTTTGAAGGACACAAGGAAGAAGGAGCATGACACCGATATTTACGAAACCTTTCGTAAATGCGAGGTAAATATTCCTTTACTTGAGTTGTTTAAGAGTGTTCCTAG TGATCCGGGTGTCTTTACTATAGCTTGCACTATAAGTGATACACGGTTTGAAAGAGCCATGTTAGATCTAGGGGCGTCAATAAATGTTCTCCCCTACCATGTTTATGAGTCTCTTAAGCTTGGTCCTTTAAACAGTACTAGGGTGGTAGTCCAACTTGCTAATAGGTCTACTGTTCACCCTAGGGGAGTAGTAGAGAATGTAATGGTTAAGGTAGATCAGCTGGTTTTTCTAGCTGATTTCTATGTTTTGGATATGGCACAGGAGGTCGATGGAGTCCCAATTTTATTGGGTCGACCATTCTTAAAGACCGCAGGAACCCGAATTGATGTTCTAAATGGTTCCTTGACTATGGAGTTTAATGGGAGGGTGGTTAAATTTGAAATTAATCCACCTAATTTGACTAGCTCTGCGGTTTATTCTCTTTCTGCTATTGCTACTCACCATACTTCTATGAGAAGCCGTAAGCCACCACTTCCGAGCAAAGATTGTGAGATTTTGCAGGACTCCCCACCTAGAGAGAAAAGGCGTATCCTTCTATGGGCGAATCTTAAAGATGCCGAGGCTGGTAAAAGAAAGGGTAAAGCTTGGATTAATAAACTAATTCGCCGGAAGGGCTCCGGTAAAGCAACACAAGTCATATATATCAAATCAAGTAGTGCCCACCCCGTTCCATTGGTAAGGTAA